Proteins from one Pseudomonas sp. KBS0710 genomic window:
- the radC gene encoding DNA repair protein RadC, which translates to MSIRDWPVAERPREKLLEWGAASLSDAELLAIFLRTGVSGRSAVDLARHLLAQFGGLRPLLEASQTLFSQQLGLGPAKFAQLQAVLEMSRQHMAERLRADSVLESPLAVREYLKALLRHEPHEIFGCLFLDSKHRVLGFEALFEGTIDTAIVYPRQVVKRALAYNAAALILCHNHPSGSVEPSAADRKLTKILQKALESVDVRVLDHIIVGDGDPLSMAEYGWL; encoded by the coding sequence ATGAGTATTCGCGATTGGCCTGTGGCGGAACGCCCACGGGAGAAGCTTTTGGAATGGGGCGCGGCGAGTCTTTCGGATGCCGAGTTGTTGGCGATCTTCCTGCGTACCGGGGTTTCCGGCAGAAGCGCGGTCGACCTGGCGCGCCACCTATTGGCGCAATTCGGTGGCCTGCGCCCGCTGTTGGAGGCCAGCCAGACGCTGTTCAGCCAGCAGTTGGGGTTGGGGCCGGCAAAATTTGCCCAGTTGCAGGCGGTGCTGGAAATGTCCAGGCAGCATATGGCCGAACGCTTGCGTGCCGACTCGGTGCTGGAAAGCCCGCTGGCCGTGCGCGAGTACCTCAAGGCCTTGCTGCGCCACGAACCCCACGAAATATTCGGCTGCCTGTTCCTTGACTCAAAGCATCGAGTGCTGGGCTTTGAGGCGCTATTTGAGGGCACCATCGACACGGCTATCGTTTATCCGCGACAAGTGGTCAAGCGCGCCCTCGCTTATAACGCGGCGGCGCTGATCCTGTGCCATAACCATCCGTCCGGCAGCGTCGAGCCGAGTGCGGCTGATCGAAAACTAACCAAAATCCTGCAAAAGGCTTTGGAGTCGGTGGATGTACGGGTGCTCGACCATATCATCGTGGGGGATGGCGACCCCTTGTCGATGGCGGAATACGGCTGGTTGTAG